In Juglans regia cultivar Chandler chromosome 13, Walnut 2.0, whole genome shotgun sequence, the DNA window CGACAAAATAAATTAGATCGACTTAATCCAAATATCAACCATGCATGGGCCTGGCTCAGTTGTGCTGTCTTCAGCTTATTACTCCTTATTTGGGCCACTCATTTGGGTGAAAAGAGTATTgtcatatataaattttaaataggtaaattttatataaattttttataaaataataaatcttattaataattttttttttacatttttttaagataaaatccatttttttataaaaatttatataaaatttatcacttatacaaatcatttctcaaaaaaaaaaaactccaaagaaaagaataagaaagacatcgaaaaaacaaaaaaagtggaGACTGCATTTGCCAAAAAGTCAAAGAACAGGGGACGCTTGCActgtcttctttttttcaaaattcggTGCCTCTGTCCTCGTGCACCATTGGATTCCCCCGGAAAATCAGTTCCCATCAATGACCCTTTACCAATTTCTTTCTATCAGTACCCTTTCGAGCTGCTgcttttttatctttctatgcTGTCTCTCTGTAAAGACTAAACAACAGAGGTCGGGAAACAGAAATAGCAGTGGCAAGAAAGATGAGTTCCGGGAATTTTCTCCAAGTGGTGGTCAAGAACTTTGATGTTCTAGCATTGTATGTCTCTTCAGTATCTAAATCAGTACTTGTACAAGTGctttctacttttctttttgtttcctcTTCTTAATTTCCTCACTTGggattcatttttcttttgcgTTGCAGGCCTCTGGTCACTCTTGTTTATCCACTGTAAGTATGGacagcatgtatatatatatatatatatatatgtaaaacttAGGAGTGAGTACTCCATCATCTCcattaatttgttctttttctttggtgTTGTACGCTCTGGATAGGTATGCTTCCATCAAGGCTATAGAGACCAAGTCTCCAACCGATGATCAGCAATGGCTTACATATTGGGTTCTCTACTCTATGCTCACAATCTTTGAGCTTACATTCGCCAAAGTCCTTGAATTGTAAGCAGCTTCGATCCCGGATCCGGCTTAATTAATGTAgacatattaattttaaaattcagtaagtaaaattatttcatgttaAAATTTCAGGCTCCCTATTTGGCCTTATGCTAAGCTTATTGTGTCATGCTGGTTGGTCCTACCTCACTTCAATGGGGCAGCATATGTTTATCGGAACTTCATAAGGCCATTCTATATGAATCCACAAACTCATGTTCAAATGTGGTATGTCCCACGTAACAACATCTTCAAAAAGCAAGATGATGTTCTTACTGCTGCTGAGCGATATATTGAAGAGCATGGACCTGAAGCCTTTGAAAGGCTTATAAGCAAGgtatacgtacatatatatatatatatatatatatatatatgtcgtcGATCACTAATTACTTAATTGATTATTGATCAGTactatgcatgcatggcttcttgttatttaatttaggctacatctttttaattaatgtatTAAGGGCTAACCTAATTTGAGAAACTAAGGTGGGTTTAAGGCTAGCTAGATCATTTGCAAttaccatattatatatttatattatatagctacttGCATAGAGTAAATTGAAGACTCAAATCTCACATGTTGGATGTTGGATGAATAAAAAACCCCATCTCAACAGAAATTATCCAAATACCCCTGTACAAGTAAAACTTCCAAAGATCTACCAAAATAAGCATTGAGAAGTGCTCTCTAAAATCTCCAGAATTGAATCTCTGCTGTTCCTAATTAGTAGgacaatttaaatatatttctggAAGCAGTTTTCAAGTCTCAGTGAAATTCTGCTAACGGATTGAATTTGTCGCGATGGTTTTGCTCACAGTTTGTTGACAACAAGAAACTTTCTCTACAAACTTGTAGCCGTTTCTAATTCAAACTCTTcaataaataagataagaatCTTAAGGGCCTATTTGAGGTTGCgttaagagttttaaaaaatacttaaataactttagaagttctttaatggaaaaattaggttgtttgtgtgttacatattaaagtatattttaatctcaaataagctaaaaaatacgtttgaggaaaatcatcattttattttccggATAATCCCAAATGTAGttcaagttttaaaaagattgtcaatAGGTAAAAATAcctaggggtgatacccgcatggtgcggggcggggggtaccctcccccgcaccccgccccgcacctTGCGGGGTTTGGGGGTTTTTCCCATCCACCCCGCCTAGGCATcacattgtgtttaaaaaaaaaaaaatttggtctaaaaatatttttttagacccaaattataatataattaaaatttataaatataaaaaaaacttaaactcatttgagTTAGAGTTTAGATTGATTTGGCATCCtagaccaacctttatataggaggccaaggcaatacaatagtcatccttaagcaatgtgagacttatataccttgcttaaggatgactattgtattgccttggcctcctatataaaagttggcctaggaggccaaagcaatccaataacttgaatataattttacgtctttaataaattgtatatatctatatacaatatatttatttatatatatatataaataaataaaaattttatatgttgagcaggggcgggggcgggggcgggggtgAGGCGGGGCCCtgctggggtcatcccgccccttGCCCCCGCTAGGCCCTCTCTATGCGGGGTGGGGCGGAAGCGGTGAGGggtagcgggggcgggggcagGGCCCCGTTGCCCACCTCTAAAAATACctatacaatttttaaataattacaacttttaaaattttaaagacatgatcataatttaaaaaaaaaaaattagatgattGTCATTCTATCtcaaaaagtactttttaaCCCGTTTCGAAAGTgctttaaacatataattatcaaataataaataacttttttaataatagaactaTATTTTTCCACCGCGATCCAAAGCATGCACTAAGGCTCAGAATTACTTGTtttgacttatctaaaacacggttacgtttggatgttgagtttagtttagttctttatgaataatagtgagttgagtagtgtaGGAGTTATGTGAGgtccatctaaactgagtttaaagtgtgcttaaatgttaagatgagtttagtattttttatagaaaattgaaaaagattgtagatcccacgtgtaaagagatttttgagttgagatgaatttaataatttgagagttatgtatttagatattagactcagcttaaaattagactgaaatCAACTGAGCTCAACTGAGTGTTCCAACCAAATGCAACCTTACAAACTCCAAAcaaactcaaactattttacgcTCAACAACTCACaaaatttaaactcaagatTATGTCTATCATCTTAATTAGTCACCTA includes these proteins:
- the LOC108988764 gene encoding HVA22-like protein c gives rise to the protein MSSGNFLQVVVKNFDVLALPLVTLVYPLYASIKAIETKSPTDDQQWLTYWVLYSMLTIFELTFAKVLELLPIWPYAKLIVSCWLVLPHFNGAAYVYRNFIRPFYMNPQTHVQMWYVPRNNIFKKQDDVLTAAERYIEEHGPEAFERLISKADREGRSAKRTSNFMAFDDDYIY